A genomic window from Levilactobacillus yonginensis includes:
- a CDS encoding cation:proton antiporter yields MEIFYAIVLLVLATIVANTIYPYFPLIPKAFYQIFAGAILSLVPLYHHFILEPEVFMLIIIAPLMFYDGQNANAKELRRNLGSILSMAVVLAILTVILMGYVSHAMLIGIPLALAFALAAIVTPTDAVAVSSITSNMAVPERVMGMLERESLFNDASGLVAFSLALTAFTTGKFSVGAGIKHFLVVFLGGLLIGLILGAIAVWARVYLVQSGKDSSSVIVPYDVMVPFLIYLAAEHLELSGILAVVAAGLIYSISNNQLRLSSTELQLVSRSTWRILTSILNGFVFVLLGVSLPTVWVNIQQDHTKSLSTFVLLAIILYLVMLALRYAWIRLDWALIQSEPKERRQNAAIGALSGVHGTITLAMAFSLPLTLNGHAFPYRNTMIFVAAIVIILSLLVPTIILPFILPKKTLPVDPETAFKERRSLVAYATDRLVQENPDYPAETQEVVEILNSQVTSQRPNRKKLQVLLNQATQIEVKTVQRLSDDGTIPASFANRYVRILVFKSQMSSNNPFVNGTLWIRFVWHRLEHGLSRRWRRNQRIAKQRKQLAARPHSEEQQRLAEQRIAQEQRTSRGRRRQSRNNRVDRERRENFLKIEADIYNTVIQFLTNEANIDNQTEVNVVRNYYNARHRRFKSQQNGDQQNELFIQAFQYEYTYIRQQRRTNALSSELADELYQQVSTDQMLYMQEFADAN; encoded by the coding sequence TTGGAAATCTTCTACGCCATCGTGTTACTGGTTCTCGCAACCATTGTGGCCAATACGATTTATCCATATTTTCCACTAATACCAAAAGCTTTTTACCAAATATTTGCCGGTGCTATTTTGTCACTGGTTCCCCTGTACCATCACTTTATTCTTGAACCCGAAGTATTCATGCTCATCATTATTGCGCCACTCATGTTCTATGACGGCCAAAATGCCAACGCCAAGGAACTTCGGCGTAATCTAGGCTCAATCTTATCAATGGCCGTTGTACTTGCCATCCTAACCGTTATCTTAATGGGCTACGTTAGCCACGCCATGCTGATCGGCATTCCGCTGGCACTAGCCTTTGCCTTAGCCGCTATTGTAACACCCACCGATGCGGTTGCCGTCTCATCAATTACCAGCAATATGGCCGTTCCCGAACGCGTCATGGGGATGCTGGAACGTGAGTCGCTCTTCAACGATGCTTCCGGTTTAGTGGCCTTCAGTCTGGCATTAACCGCCTTCACCACGGGGAAATTCTCAGTTGGGGCGGGAATTAAGCACTTCCTGGTCGTCTTCTTAGGGGGACTCCTCATTGGCCTCATTCTGGGAGCTATTGCCGTCTGGGCCCGCGTCTACCTGGTTCAGAGTGGTAAAGATTCTTCCAGTGTGATTGTTCCTTATGATGTGATGGTGCCTTTCCTCATCTATTTGGCAGCAGAACATCTCGAGCTTTCAGGAATTCTGGCCGTTGTTGCCGCCGGGCTGATCTACAGTATTTCTAACAACCAACTGCGGCTATCTAGCACCGAGTTACAACTGGTCTCACGGTCAACCTGGCGGATTCTGACGAGTATCCTGAATGGGTTCGTCTTTGTGCTCCTGGGTGTATCGTTGCCAACGGTCTGGGTAAATATTCAACAAGACCATACCAAATCATTATCAACCTTTGTTTTATTGGCCATCATCCTTTACCTCGTCATGCTAGCCTTACGCTACGCCTGGATTCGTTTAGATTGGGCGTTGATCCAGTCTGAGCCCAAAGAACGCCGCCAGAACGCCGCAATTGGTGCCCTTTCCGGTGTTCACGGAACGATTACTTTGGCCATGGCCTTTTCACTTCCACTAACGTTGAACGGTCACGCTTTCCCGTACCGCAATACCATGATTTTTGTTGCTGCTATCGTAATTATTTTAAGTCTCCTAGTACCGACAATTATTCTGCCATTTATCCTACCTAAGAAAACCTTGCCGGTCGATCCCGAAACAGCCTTCAAGGAGCGCCGCTCGCTGGTGGCTTATGCCACGGACCGTCTAGTCCAGGAAAATCCCGACTATCCCGCCGAAACGCAAGAAGTCGTCGAAATTCTAAACAGCCAGGTAACTTCTCAGCGACCCAATCGCAAGAAATTGCAGGTGCTCCTGAATCAAGCCACCCAAATCGAGGTTAAAACGGTCCAACGGCTCTCTGACGATGGCACGATCCCCGCTAGCTTTGCCAACCGCTACGTCCGGATCTTAGTTTTCAAGTCTCAGATGAGCAGCAACAATCCCTTCGTCAACGGAACCCTCTGGATTCGCTTTGTTTGGCACCGACTGGAGCACGGCCTTTCACGAAGATGGCGGCGCAACCAGCGGATTGCAAAACAACGGAAACAGCTGGCTGCTCGGCCCCACTCAGAGGAACAACAACGACTAGCTGAACAACGAATCGCCCAGGAACAAAGGACGTCCCGTGGCCGTCGCCGCCAATCTCGAAATAATCGCGTCGATCGAGAACGCCGCGAAAACTTCCTCAAAATTGAAGCTGACATTTACAACACTGTCATCCAATTTTTGACGAATGAAGCCAATATCGACAATCAAACCGAAGTCAACGTAGTGCGTAACTACTACAATGCCCGCCACCGTCGCTTCAAGTCTCAGCAAAACGGCGACCAGCAAAATGAATTGTTCATCCAGGCTTTCCAATACGAATACACCTATATTCGGCAACAACGACGCACGAACGCCCTGTCTTCCGAACTGGCGGATGAACTGTATCAACAAGTTTCAACCGATCAGATGCTCTATATGCAAGAATTTGCGGACGCTAACTAA
- the spx gene encoding transcriptional regulator Spx translates to MINLYIAPSSASSRKARAWLKEHDIAFRERNIKSKPLNASEVKQILRLTENGSEDIISTRSNVFKQLHVDLDNLSVSQLVDLVVKYPDLIKRPIIFDDKRLEVGYNEEEIRRFLPRDVRTAELHHLESQLSS, encoded by the coding sequence ATGATTAATTTGTACATTGCACCAAGTAGCGCATCCAGCCGGAAGGCACGAGCATGGCTCAAGGAACACGATATTGCGTTCAGAGAACGGAACATCAAGTCCAAGCCGTTGAATGCTTCTGAAGTTAAGCAGATTCTTCGCTTAACCGAAAACGGGAGTGAAGATATCATCTCTACCCGGTCAAATGTATTTAAGCAACTACATGTTGACTTGGATAACTTATCAGTTAGTCAGTTGGTCGATCTAGTTGTGAAGTATCCTGACTTAATCAAGCGGCCGATCATCTTTGATGACAAGCGCCTGGAAGTCGGCTACAACGAAGAAGAAATTCGGCGGTTCTTGCCACGTGATGTGCGGACTGCAGAATTACACCACTTGGAATCACAACTGAGTTCATAA